A section of the Acanthopagrus latus isolate v.2019 chromosome 20, fAcaLat1.1, whole genome shotgun sequence genome encodes:
- the LOC119009765 gene encoding mucin-13-like isoform X2 produces the protein MAQKFRLLFFLSLVVACLALSIDAVNPVAGAATDAPPNIADPSTTNPPVSATSVDPSVSTTPSGSVDPPVSATSVDPSVSTTPSGSVDPPVSATSVDPSVSTTPSGPVDPPVSATSVDPSVSVTPTSSEVTDSAPTPTAPEPNSCDPNPCGPGSTCEARAYPNYVCFCLTGDFYSNVSNSCQAGKVFPGNLVVTKITYNPEMMDPKSTEFLKAAETIMNELDVVFKNNKDYSGSTVLKLEPGSTTRVWSREDKLPVKATVEIIFLANADVTTDGIVDKIDSYVKECDNCLLTGATFKTENLCNKNPCDETTTKCNSADGSFECQCEESYIPSDFTDRICIACPSGQRAEGDKCINCSFGRSGLNCSESWQLTLVIVASVLGALLLITLIILPIVALKSSKKKSPKKNNNPDIREPYVSPIPAKAPLVNDSFVNSQAASANRSDNAFANAGVPRIPRATTTSSWDRGNLEMTPSSSRQNLVPGGRNARLYEDDDDMAPYSQSRPQSNVYAQARPQSNLYAQAQPQSNPYAQSQPQANPYASNQGHANPYYMQDDGRRFN, from the exons ATGGCTCAAAAATTCAgactcctctttttcctttcactGGTCGTGGCCTGTCTTG CACTGTCCATCGATGCAGTCAATCCAGTGGCAGGAGCAGCTACAGATGCTCCACCAAATATAGCTGATCCATCTACGACAAATCCACCAGTCTCCGCTAC ATCAGTGGACCCATCGGTCTCCACTACACCATCAGGCTCAGTGGACCCACCAGTCTCCGCTACATCAGTGGACCCATCGGTCTCCACTACACCATCAGGCTCAGTGGACCCACCAGTCTCCGCTACATCAGTGGACCCATCGGTCTCCACTACACCATCAGGCCCAGTGGACCCACCAGTCTCCGCTACATCAGTGGACCCATCAGTCTCCGTTACACCAACAAGCTCTGAAGTAACAGATTCCGCTCCAACCCCTACAGCGCCAGAACCAA ACTCTTGTGATCCAAACCCATGTGGTCCAGGGAGCACCTGTGAGGCCCGTGCATATCCGAACTATGTCTGCTTCTGCCTGACAGGTGACTTCTACAGTAACGTCAGCAACAGTTGTCAGGCTG gcaaaGTTTTCCCTGGAAATCTGGTTGTGACTAAGATAACATACAATCCAGAAATGATGGACCCCAAGTCAACTGAATTTCTAAAAGCTGCAGAAACAATTATGAATGAG ctggatgttGTTTTCAAGAACAATAAAGATTACTCTGGATCTACAGTGCTGAAACTGGA GCCCGGTTCCACCACCAGAGTTTGGTCAAGAGAAGACAAACTGCCCGTCAAAGCAACTGTAGAGATCATCTTCTTAGCAAATGCTGACGTCACCACGGATGGCATTGTAGACAAGATTGACTCATATGTCAAAGAGTGTGACAACTGTCTCTTGACAGGAGCAACTTTTAAAA ctgaaaaccTGTGTAATAAAAATCCCTGTGATGAGACGACTACAAAGTGCAACTCAGCAGATGGATCTTTTGAGTGTCAATGTGAGGAATCATACATTCCATCAGACTTCACTGACAGAATTTGTATTG CTTGTCCGAGTGGCCAAAGAGCTGAAGGAGACAAATGCATCAA TTGTTCATTTGGTCGATCGGGTTTGAATTGCAGTGAAT cATGGCAGCTGACTCTGGTAATTGTCGCCTCCGTCCTTGGAGCACTGCTGCTTATCACACTCATTATTCTGCCTATAGTGGCCCTCAA ATCCTCAAAGAAAAAGAGCCCCAAGAAGAACAATAATCCAGACATTCGGGAGCCTTACGTCAGCCCCATTCCCGCTAAGGCACCATTGGTTAACGACAGCTTTGTTAACAGCCAGGCTGCCTCAGCTAATAGGTCAGACAACGCCTTTGCCAATGCTGGTGTGCCTCGGATCCCAAGGGCCACAACCACTAGCAGCTGGGACAGAGGCAACCTGGAGATGACTCCGAGCAGCAGTCGGCAAAACCTGGTCCCTGGGGGGAGGAACGCA CGACTGTACGAAGACGACGATGACATGGCCCCATATAGCCAATCTCGACCCCAGAGCAACGTCTACGCTCAGGCTCGACCCCAGAGCAACCTCTACGCTCAGGCTCAACCCCAGAGCAACCCCTATGCCCAGAGTCAACCCCAGGCCAACCCCTATGCTTCAAACCAAGGCCACGCCAACCCGTACTACATGCAAGACGATGGACGTCGGTTCAATTGA
- the LOC119009765 gene encoding mucin-13-like isoform X3, with protein MAQKFRLLFFLSLVVACLALSIDAVNPVAGAATDAPPNIADPSTTNPPVSATSVDPSVSTTPSGSVDPPVSATSVDPSVSTTPSGPVDPPVSATSVDPSVSVTPTSSEVTDSAPTPTAPEPNSCDPNPCGPGSTCEARAYPNYVCFCLTGDFYSNVSNSCQAGKVFPGNLVVTKITYNPEMMDPKSTEFLKAAETIMNELDVVFKNNKDYSGSTVLKLEPGSTTRVWSREDKLPVKATVEIIFLANADVTTDGIVDKIDSYVKECDNCLLTGATFKTENLCNKNPCDETTTKCNSADGSFECQCEESYIPSDFTDRICIACPSGQRAEGDKCINCSFGRSGLNCSESWQLTLVIVASVLGALLLITLIILPIVALKSSKKKSPKKNNNPDIREPYVSPIPAKAPLVNDSFVNSQAASANRSDNAFANAGVPRIPRATTTSSWDRGNLEMTPSSSRQNLVPGGRNARLYEDDDDMAPYSQSRPQSNVYAQARPQSNLYAQAQPQSNPYAQSQPQANPYASNQGHANPYYMQDDGRRFN; from the exons ATGGCTCAAAAATTCAgactcctctttttcctttcactGGTCGTGGCCTGTCTTG CACTGTCCATCGATGCAGTCAATCCAGTGGCAGGAGCAGCTACAGATGCTCCACCAAATATAGCTGATCCATCTACGACAAATCCACCAGTCTCCGCTAC ATCAGTGGACCCATCGGTCTCCACTACACCATCAGGCTCAGTGGACCCACCAGTCTCCGCTACATCAGTGGACCCATCGGTCTCCACTACACCATCAGGCCCAGTGGACCCACCAGTCTCCGCTACATCAGTGGACCCATCAGTCTCCGTTACACCAACAAGCTCTGAAGTAACAGATTCCGCTCCAACCCCTACAGCGCCAGAACCAA ACTCTTGTGATCCAAACCCATGTGGTCCAGGGAGCACCTGTGAGGCCCGTGCATATCCGAACTATGTCTGCTTCTGCCTGACAGGTGACTTCTACAGTAACGTCAGCAACAGTTGTCAGGCTG gcaaaGTTTTCCCTGGAAATCTGGTTGTGACTAAGATAACATACAATCCAGAAATGATGGACCCCAAGTCAACTGAATTTCTAAAAGCTGCAGAAACAATTATGAATGAG ctggatgttGTTTTCAAGAACAATAAAGATTACTCTGGATCTACAGTGCTGAAACTGGA GCCCGGTTCCACCACCAGAGTTTGGTCAAGAGAAGACAAACTGCCCGTCAAAGCAACTGTAGAGATCATCTTCTTAGCAAATGCTGACGTCACCACGGATGGCATTGTAGACAAGATTGACTCATATGTCAAAGAGTGTGACAACTGTCTCTTGACAGGAGCAACTTTTAAAA ctgaaaaccTGTGTAATAAAAATCCCTGTGATGAGACGACTACAAAGTGCAACTCAGCAGATGGATCTTTTGAGTGTCAATGTGAGGAATCATACATTCCATCAGACTTCACTGACAGAATTTGTATTG CTTGTCCGAGTGGCCAAAGAGCTGAAGGAGACAAATGCATCAA TTGTTCATTTGGTCGATCGGGTTTGAATTGCAGTGAAT cATGGCAGCTGACTCTGGTAATTGTCGCCTCCGTCCTTGGAGCACTGCTGCTTATCACACTCATTATTCTGCCTATAGTGGCCCTCAA ATCCTCAAAGAAAAAGAGCCCCAAGAAGAACAATAATCCAGACATTCGGGAGCCTTACGTCAGCCCCATTCCCGCTAAGGCACCATTGGTTAACGACAGCTTTGTTAACAGCCAGGCTGCCTCAGCTAATAGGTCAGACAACGCCTTTGCCAATGCTGGTGTGCCTCGGATCCCAAGGGCCACAACCACTAGCAGCTGGGACAGAGGCAACCTGGAGATGACTCCGAGCAGCAGTCGGCAAAACCTGGTCCCTGGGGGGAGGAACGCA CGACTGTACGAAGACGACGATGACATGGCCCCATATAGCCAATCTCGACCCCAGAGCAACGTCTACGCTCAGGCTCGACCCCAGAGCAACCTCTACGCTCAGGCTCAACCCCAGAGCAACCCCTATGCCCAGAGTCAACCCCAGGCCAACCCCTATGCTTCAAACCAAGGCCACGCCAACCCGTACTACATGCAAGACGATGGACGTCGGTTCAATTGA
- the LOC119009765 gene encoding mucin-13-like isoform X1, which yields MAQKFRLLFFLSLVVACLALSIDAVNPVAGAATDAPPNIADPSTTNPPVSATSVDPSVSTTPSGSVDPPVSATSVDPSVSTTPSGSVDPPVSATSVDPSVSTTPSGSVDPPVSATSVDPSVSTTPSGPVDPPVSATSVDPSVSVTPTSSEVTDSAPTPTAPEPNSCDPNPCGPGSTCEARAYPNYVCFCLTGDFYSNVSNSCQAGKVFPGNLVVTKITYNPEMMDPKSTEFLKAAETIMNELDVVFKNNKDYSGSTVLKLEPGSTTRVWSREDKLPVKATVEIIFLANADVTTDGIVDKIDSYVKECDNCLLTGATFKTENLCNKNPCDETTTKCNSADGSFECQCEESYIPSDFTDRICIACPSGQRAEGDKCINCSFGRSGLNCSESWQLTLVIVASVLGALLLITLIILPIVALKSSKKKSPKKNNNPDIREPYVSPIPAKAPLVNDSFVNSQAASANRSDNAFANAGVPRIPRATTTSSWDRGNLEMTPSSSRQNLVPGGRNARLYEDDDDMAPYSQSRPQSNVYAQARPQSNLYAQAQPQSNPYAQSQPQANPYASNQGHANPYYMQDDGRRFN from the exons ATGGCTCAAAAATTCAgactcctctttttcctttcactGGTCGTGGCCTGTCTTG CACTGTCCATCGATGCAGTCAATCCAGTGGCAGGAGCAGCTACAGATGCTCCACCAAATATAGCTGATCCATCTACGACAAATCCACCAGTCTCCGCTACATCAGTGGACCCATCGGTCTCCACTACACCATCAGGCTCAGTGGACCCACCAGTCTCCGCTACATCAGTGGACCCATCGGTCTCCACTACACCATCAGGCTCAGTGGACCCACCAGTCTCCGCTACATCAGTGGACCCATCGGTCTCCACTACACCATCAGGCTCAGTGGACCCACCAGTCTCCGCTACATCAGTGGACCCATCGGTCTCCACTACACCATCAGGCCCAGTGGACCCACCAGTCTCCGCTACATCAGTGGACCCATCAGTCTCCGTTACACCAACAAGCTCTGAAGTAACAGATTCCGCTCCAACCCCTACAGCGCCAGAACCAA ACTCTTGTGATCCAAACCCATGTGGTCCAGGGAGCACCTGTGAGGCCCGTGCATATCCGAACTATGTCTGCTTCTGCCTGACAGGTGACTTCTACAGTAACGTCAGCAACAGTTGTCAGGCTG gcaaaGTTTTCCCTGGAAATCTGGTTGTGACTAAGATAACATACAATCCAGAAATGATGGACCCCAAGTCAACTGAATTTCTAAAAGCTGCAGAAACAATTATGAATGAG ctggatgttGTTTTCAAGAACAATAAAGATTACTCTGGATCTACAGTGCTGAAACTGGA GCCCGGTTCCACCACCAGAGTTTGGTCAAGAGAAGACAAACTGCCCGTCAAAGCAACTGTAGAGATCATCTTCTTAGCAAATGCTGACGTCACCACGGATGGCATTGTAGACAAGATTGACTCATATGTCAAAGAGTGTGACAACTGTCTCTTGACAGGAGCAACTTTTAAAA ctgaaaaccTGTGTAATAAAAATCCCTGTGATGAGACGACTACAAAGTGCAACTCAGCAGATGGATCTTTTGAGTGTCAATGTGAGGAATCATACATTCCATCAGACTTCACTGACAGAATTTGTATTG CTTGTCCGAGTGGCCAAAGAGCTGAAGGAGACAAATGCATCAA TTGTTCATTTGGTCGATCGGGTTTGAATTGCAGTGAAT cATGGCAGCTGACTCTGGTAATTGTCGCCTCCGTCCTTGGAGCACTGCTGCTTATCACACTCATTATTCTGCCTATAGTGGCCCTCAA ATCCTCAAAGAAAAAGAGCCCCAAGAAGAACAATAATCCAGACATTCGGGAGCCTTACGTCAGCCCCATTCCCGCTAAGGCACCATTGGTTAACGACAGCTTTGTTAACAGCCAGGCTGCCTCAGCTAATAGGTCAGACAACGCCTTTGCCAATGCTGGTGTGCCTCGGATCCCAAGGGCCACAACCACTAGCAGCTGGGACAGAGGCAACCTGGAGATGACTCCGAGCAGCAGTCGGCAAAACCTGGTCCCTGGGGGGAGGAACGCA CGACTGTACGAAGACGACGATGACATGGCCCCATATAGCCAATCTCGACCCCAGAGCAACGTCTACGCTCAGGCTCGACCCCAGAGCAACCTCTACGCTCAGGCTCAACCCCAGAGCAACCCCTATGCCCAGAGTCAACCCCAGGCCAACCCCTATGCTTCAAACCAAGGCCACGCCAACCCGTACTACATGCAAGACGATGGACGTCGGTTCAATTGA